The proteins below come from a single Zhouia spongiae genomic window:
- a CDS encoding helix-turn-helix domain-containing protein: MSENKHITIWIGKKIRELRISKNWKLGDLSNHSDVSIPMLSKIENGRVFPTFPTLLQILRTLEVDLNDFFEDVGENKKFPGHLFIKKEDYTETAKEASIGFKYETVLNHSINDISLEISVLTLSRNATREMVVTEGFEYIYVVKGDITYRLGDKTFNMQEGDSLYFDGRQPHVPLNKLNTESILLVVYFITSI, translated from the coding sequence ATGTCGGAAAACAAACATATAACTATTTGGATAGGAAAGAAAATCAGGGAGTTACGAATTTCCAAAAACTGGAAATTAGGTGATCTTTCCAATCATTCGGATGTCAGTATCCCTATGTTATCAAAAATTGAGAACGGTCGGGTCTTCCCCACTTTCCCTACTCTACTGCAAATACTCAGAACCCTGGAGGTTGATTTAAATGATTTTTTTGAAGATGTAGGTGAAAACAAAAAATTTCCGGGTCACCTATTCATAAAGAAGGAAGACTATACGGAAACAGCAAAAGAAGCTTCGATTGGCTTTAAGTATGAAACGGTTCTCAATCATTCCATTAATGATATTTCACTCGAAATCTCGGTTCTGACCTTATCCCGGAATGCAACCAGGGAAATGGTTGTTACTGAAGGTTTTGAATATATTTACGTTGTAAAAGGCGACATTACTTACAGGCTCGGAGATAAGACCTTTAACATGCAAGAGGGTGATTCTCTGTACTTTGATGGCAGACAACCTCATGTACCCCTTAACAAGCTGAATACAGAATCTATATTATTAGTAGTCTACTTTATTACTTCAATTTAA
- a CDS encoding zinc-binding dehydrogenase, translating to MCNTKARAKIFKQPHESFGHLEIEIPEPDNEEIIVQITYTTICTSDLHTYYGRRKSPSPGILGHEIIGKIVKLGQHIHSDYNGEKITTGDLITWSVYAFDPDNLQAKRGIPQKSPGLFKYGHQTILNDSPLSGGFATHCVLKKGSSVFKLSTELLPSEAAPLNCTHATVAGALRLAGDIDNKNVMVFGAGMLGLSACAMSKERGAKNVYAADINPERLSTAKKFGTSETFIASLSKTEIIENLNGEDIDIVIDTTGNPEAMALGINLLTLGGVAVWVGAVYNAPKTQIDAETIVRNILSVKGLHNYTPQDLATAIEFMNSCHKKYPFKELVGKEYSLCELDTAFKTANTGIHHRVGINQNL from the coding sequence ATGTGCAACACAAAAGCCAGGGCCAAAATATTTAAACAACCCCATGAATCATTTGGTCATTTAGAAATAGAAATACCAGAACCTGACAATGAAGAAATCATTGTACAAATAACCTATACCACAATATGTACCAGTGATTTACACACATATTACGGAAGGAGGAAATCTCCAAGTCCGGGAATTTTAGGACATGAGATTATTGGAAAAATTGTAAAACTGGGGCAACATATCCATTCAGATTATAATGGTGAAAAAATAACCACAGGGGATCTGATTACGTGGTCCGTTTATGCATTCGATCCGGACAATTTACAAGCCAAAAGGGGGATTCCCCAAAAATCTCCCGGTTTATTTAAATACGGGCATCAGACAATCCTGAACGATTCTCCATTAAGCGGTGGATTTGCCACCCATTGTGTTCTAAAAAAAGGAAGTTCCGTTTTTAAACTTTCAACCGAACTTTTACCATCTGAAGCGGCTCCTCTTAATTGTACACATGCAACCGTGGCGGGTGCTTTAAGACTGGCAGGGGATATCGACAATAAAAATGTAATGGTCTTTGGAGCAGGAATGCTGGGACTGTCAGCTTGTGCCATGAGTAAAGAAAGAGGTGCCAAAAATGTATATGCCGCGGATATTAACCCTGAAAGGTTATCCACAGCTAAAAAATTTGGTACATCGGAAACATTTATAGCTTCATTAAGTAAAACTGAAATTATAGAAAACCTCAATGGTGAAGATATAGACATTGTAATAGATACAACAGGGAACCCGGAAGCCATGGCATTAGGAATTAATTTATTAACTTTAGGGGGAGTTGCCGTATGGGTCGGAGCCGTTTATAATGCTCCTAAAACACAAATCGACGCCGAAACCATAGTAAGGAATATTTTGTCTGTTAAAGGATTGCATAACTATACACCACAAGATCTGGCCACAGCTATAGAATTTATGAATTCATGTCATAAAAAGTATCCTTTCAAGGAACTTGTAGGTAAAGAATATTCGCTTTGTGAGCTGGATACAGCTTTTAAGACGGCTAATACGGGAATTCACCATAGAGTTGGTATTAATCAAAACCTTTAA